A part of Bacteroidota bacterium genomic DNA contains:
- the plsY gene encoding glycerol-3-phosphate 1-O-acyltransferase PlsY: MLYIGIFLFTAYLLGSIPTSVWIGKLFFNIDVREFGSGNAGATNTFRVLGKKAGIPVLIIDILKGSAAVALSYSSGFDPGSDFFINFQIALGVASLIGHIFPIFAGFRGGKGVATLLGVVICIHPVACSIALLVFLAVLFTTRYVSLSSMSAGLSFPIILNVIFKNDNANLMIFSILVAVVLVITHRKNITRLLNKQETRVRLYNKASH, from the coding sequence ATTCTTTATATAGGTATATTTTTATTTACAGCTTATTTATTAGGCTCTATCCCTACTTCGGTGTGGATTGGCAAGCTGTTCTTTAATATAGATGTACGTGAATTCGGAAGCGGTAATGCCGGAGCCACCAACACTTTCAGAGTATTGGGTAAAAAGGCCGGGATTCCCGTTTTAATCATCGATATCTTAAAAGGAAGTGCAGCCGTTGCTTTATCCTATTCAAGCGGCTTCGATCCGGGTTCTGATTTCTTTATCAATTTTCAAATTGCTTTAGGTGTGGCGTCTTTAATCGGACATATCTTCCCGATTTTTGCCGGCTTCCGCGGCGGTAAAGGTGTTGCTACTTTATTAGGAGTAGTTATCTGTATTCATCCTGTAGCTTGTTCAATAGCTTTATTGGTGTTTTTGGCGGTATTATTTACAACCCGTTATGTTTCATTAAGCTCAATGAGCGCCGGTTTAAGTTTCCCGATTATTTTGAATGTGATCTTTAAAAACGATAACGCGAATCTGATGATTTTTTCAATCCTGGTTGCTGTGGTATTAGTGATTACACACCGTAAGAACATTACCCGTTTATTAAATAAGCAGGAAACCCGCGTGAGACTTTACAATAAAGCGTCTCATTAA
- a CDS encoding Glu/Leu/Phe/Val dehydrogenase: MSTQTANAAAATHESMFEAVLARLDVAAKLMNLSDDVATVLRNPIKQVKVSLPVMMDNGKVQVFEGYRVVHSMAIGPSKGGIRYAMDVNQDEVMALAAWMSFKCAVANLPYGGAKGGIKCDPRAMSVGELERLSRAYAKSMKDVFGVNRDIPAPDMGTSGREMAWILDEFNKVTGEDSPGVITGKPIAIGGSLGRDAATGRGVMVNTLAALKKMGLNPKNVTAVVQGFGNVGSHAARLLSEQGLKIVGIGDHTASFYNENGIDIKAALEYASKNKNTLKGFTGATEIPSNQLLISKCDVLVPAALQNVITEENAAKIQAKLIVEGANGPTRPEADVILNDKKIICVPDILANSGGVTVSYFEWVQNKAGYYWTEDEVNTKHDHKMEIAFESVWNNADRFKTSMRIAAYITALQKIEQAVKLKGAY, translated from the coding sequence ATGTCGACACAAACTGCTAACGCAGCTGCTGCAACCCACGAAAGTATGTTTGAAGCAGTATTGGCCCGCTTAGATGTGGCTGCCAAATTAATGAACCTTTCGGATGATGTTGCAACAGTATTAAGGAACCCTATTAAGCAGGTGAAAGTAAGTTTACCTGTAATGATGGATAATGGTAAAGTTCAGGTTTTTGAAGGATACCGTGTTGTGCATTCAATGGCTATCGGTCCCTCTAAAGGCGGTATCCGTTATGCAATGGATGTAAATCAAGATGAAGTAATGGCTTTAGCTGCCTGGATGAGCTTTAAATGTGCTGTTGCAAACTTACCTTACGGTGGTGCAAAAGGCGGTATTAAATGTGATCCTCGTGCAATGAGTGTTGGCGAATTAGAGCGTTTGTCTCGCGCCTATGCTAAATCCATGAAAGATGTATTTGGTGTTAATCGCGATATTCCTGCTCCTGATATGGGAACAAGCGGACGCGAAATGGCTTGGATTTTAGATGAATTTAATAAAGTAACAGGAGAAGATTCTCCGGGTGTAATTACAGGTAAACCAATTGCTATCGGTGGTTCTTTAGGTCGCGATGCGGCTACAGGACGCGGTGTAATGGTAAATACTTTAGCCGCCTTAAAGAAAATGGGATTAAATCCTAAAAACGTAACGGCGGTTGTTCAAGGTTTTGGTAATGTAGGTTCTCATGCCGCACGTTTATTATCTGAACAAGGATTAAAAATTGTAGGTATCGGTGATCATACCGCTTCATTCTATAACGAAAACGGAATTGATATTAAAGCGGCTTTAGAATACGCTTCAAAAAATAAAAACACATTAAAAGGCTTTACAGGTGCAACCGAAATTCCTTCGAATCAATTATTGATTTCGAAGTGTGATGTATTGGTGCCTGCAGCTTTACAAAATGTAATTACTGAAGAAAACGCAGCTAAAATTCAGGCGAAATTAATCGTGGAAGGCGCAAACGGACCAACTCGTCCGGAAGCTGACGTTATTTTAAACGACAAGAAAATCATCTGCGTTCCGGATATTTTAGCGAACAGTGGTGGTGTTACTGTATCTTATTTTGAGTGGGTACAAAACAAAGCCGGTTACTACTGGACAGAAGATGAAGTAAATACAAAGCATGACCACAAAATGGAAATCGCTTTTGAAAGTGTTTGGAATAATGCAGACCGTTTCAAAACCAGCATGCGTATTGCTGCTTATATTACTGCCCTTCAAAAAATTGAGCAGGCAGTTAAATTAAAAGGTGCTTACTAA
- a CDS encoding SRPBCC family protein: MKVTVTVTINTNAKKAWEAYTLPQHITKWNFASDDWQCPSAENDLRVGGKYKARMEAKDGSFGFDFEAIYDEIIPLQKITYTMGDGRKTTTTFVEQNNSTTVTTVFDAETENPVDMQQQGWQMILNNYAKHAQTL; encoded by the coding sequence ATGAAAGTAACCGTAACAGTCACCATCAATACCAATGCCAAAAAGGCTTGGGAAGCTTATACCCTGCCCCAACATATTACTAAATGGAATTTCGCCAGTGATGATTGGCAATGTCCGAGCGCTGAGAATGATTTGCGTGTAGGCGGAAAATACAAAGCCCGCATGGAAGCCAAAGATGGCAGCTTCGGTTTTGATTTTGAAGCCATCTACGATGAAATTATTCCCCTGCAAAAAATCACTTATACCATGGGCGATGGTCGTAAAACTACCACCACTTTTGTTGAGCAAAACAACAGCACTACCGTAACAACCGTGTTTGATGCTGAAACGGAAAATCCCGTAGACATGCAACAACAAGGCTGGCAGATGATTTTAAATAATTATGCAAAACACGCTCAAACACTTTAA
- a CDS encoding DUF1343 domain-containing protein has product MHKVLVILLVFISYSLKPQALKVLSEKDVVLGAQQFNAYLPLLAKKKVAIVTNVTGVIGNTSIVDTLIKLKVNIKKIFGPEHGFRGNVDAGEKVKSNIDKKTGLPVVSLYGSHKKPTAEDLKGIDVVVYDIQDVGVRFYTFISTLCYVMEACAEQGKEVIVLDRPNPNGFYVDGPVMKDKYKSFLGLHNVPIVYGMTTGEYARMANEEGWLKTKVKTVKKDSFELKTVRCKLTVIPVKNYEHSMTYNLPVKPSPNLPNLNAVLMYPGMGLFEGTVMSVGRGTDMPFEVLGHPQYSKQTFSFTPKATVLSKEPKYKDQICYGVDLRQENFVEKHPRKVELKWLLLFYADLKVPEFMDKNFNWHSGNDELKEQIKAGKSENEIRATWQNDISAFKSIRKKYLLYKDFE; this is encoded by the coding sequence ATGCATAAAGTCCTTGTTATACTTCTTGTTTTTATCAGCTATTCGCTAAAACCGCAGGCATTAAAAGTACTCAGTGAAAAAGACGTAGTATTAGGTGCGCAGCAATTTAACGCCTATTTACCCCTGCTTGCGAAAAAAAAGGTAGCCATTGTTACCAACGTTACCGGTGTGATTGGAAACACCAGCATTGTTGACACCTTGATTAAATTAAAAGTGAACATTAAAAAAATATTCGGACCGGAACATGGCTTTAGAGGAAATGTGGATGCAGGGGAAAAAGTAAAAAGCAATATCGATAAAAAAACAGGCTTACCCGTTGTTTCCTTATACGGCTCGCACAAAAAACCAACGGCCGAAGATTTAAAAGGCATTGATGTAGTGGTGTATGATATTCAGGATGTAGGTGTACGTTTCTACACCTTCATATCAACTTTGTGTTATGTGATGGAAGCCTGCGCCGAGCAAGGTAAAGAAGTGATTGTATTGGATCGTCCGAACCCCAATGGTTTTTATGTAGACGGACCGGTGATGAAAGACAAATACAAAAGCTTTTTAGGCTTGCATAATGTACCGATTGTTTATGGCATGACCACCGGCGAATACGCACGCATGGCGAATGAAGAAGGCTGGTTAAAAACGAAAGTAAAGACTGTAAAAAAAGACAGCTTTGAATTAAAGACCGTACGTTGTAAGCTCACCGTTATACCCGTAAAAAATTACGAGCACAGCATGACCTACAATTTACCGGTGAAGCCCTCGCCTAACCTACCCAATTTAAACGCCGTATTAATGTACCCCGGCATGGGATTATTTGAAGGCACGGTGATGAGTGTTGGCAGAGGAACTGATATGCCTTTTGAAGTTTTAGGCCATCCGCAATACAGTAAGCAAACCTTTAGCTTTACTCCAAAAGCAACGGTATTGAGTAAAGAACCCAAGTATAAAGACCAAATTTGTTACGGTGTAGATTTACGACAAGAAAACTTTGTAGAAAAACATCCGCGGAAAGTAGAATTAAAATGGCTGCTATTATTTTATGCCGACCTAAAAGTGCCGGAGTTTATGGATAAGAACTTTAACTGGCACAGCGGCAATGATGAATTAAAAGAGCAAATAAAAGCCGGCAAAAGCGAAAATGAAATACGCGCCACGTGGCAAAACGACATCAGCGCCTTTAAAAGCATACGCAAAAAGTATTTATTGTATAAAGATTTTGAGTAA
- a CDS encoding ABC transporter permease: protein MSAEKYIADRITLSNKGKNNISKPIVKIGITGIALGISVMILTISIVLGFKQEIITKITGITSHITINSMGINSSNERDPVRLSPDTLKMIKALPFVKHVQSVATKNCIIKTKAENEGVLLKGIDANYDVEFLKQYLSEGRLPQLSDTAVSKDILLSKKLADKLSASVGQKLIAYFITKKKLNDTTFSGSNYVEFEQRSRAFTVCGIVNTGFSDFDNNLALVDLKHIQKLNYWDEGQTGSYEIFIKDFSQLEANTEAVQDLTGYDYQVLPVNEIFSSLFSWLEMVDVNGVIIITLMLLVAGVNMITALLILILERANMVGLVKSMGMSNASVRKIFFYVSVKLLARGLIIGNIIGIGAVLIQYFTHLIKLNSDTYYVDFVPVIFNVGYIVLLNMGIIISCMLMMFFPTLILTRLTPIRTLRFD from the coding sequence GTGAGCGCCGAAAAATACATAGCCGACCGAATCACCCTTTCTAACAAAGGTAAAAATAACATTTCTAAACCCATTGTGAAAATTGGTATTACGGGCATTGCTTTGGGTATTAGTGTGATGATTCTGACTATCTCCATTGTATTGGGCTTTAAACAGGAAATCATCACAAAAATCACCGGCATTACTTCGCATATCACCATTAACAGCATGGGCATTAACAGCTCTAACGAGCGCGACCCGGTAAGGTTATCGCCCGACACGTTAAAAATGATTAAAGCCCTGCCTTTTGTGAAGCATGTGCAGTCGGTAGCCACCAAAAACTGTATTATTAAAACCAAAGCCGAAAATGAAGGCGTTTTATTAAAAGGCATTGATGCCAATTATGATGTTGAGTTTTTAAAGCAGTATTTGAGTGAAGGCCGATTGCCGCAACTAAGCGATACAGCAGTGAGCAAGGATATTTTATTGTCGAAAAAGCTGGCCGATAAATTAAGCGCTAGTGTTGGTCAGAAACTCATAGCTTATTTTATCACCAAGAAGAAATTAAACGATACAACTTTCAGTGGTTCTAATTATGTGGAATTTGAACAACGCTCGCGAGCTTTTACCGTGTGTGGCATTGTGAATACCGGCTTTTCTGATTTCGATAATAATTTGGCTCTGGTGGATTTAAAACACATTCAGAAATTAAATTACTGGGACGAAGGTCAAACGGGTAGCTACGAAATATTCATCAAGGATTTTTCGCAACTGGAAGCGAACACGGAAGCTGTTCAGGATTTAACGGGTTACGATTATCAGGTTTTGCCTGTCAACGAAATTTTCAGCAGTTTGTTTTCCTGGCTGGAGATGGTGGATGTAAATGGTGTTATCATCATTACCTTAATGTTATTGGTGGCGGGTGTAAATATGATTACGGCTTTATTGATTTTAATTTTAGAGCGCGCCAACATGGTGGGACTGGTAAAATCCATGGGCATGAGCAATGCGTCGGTAAGAAAAATATTTTTCTATGTGTCGGTGAAATTACTCGCCAGAGGATTAATCATAGGAAACATCATTGGAATAGGAGCGGTATTGATTCAATACTTCACCCATCTCATCAAATTAAACAGCGATACGTATTATGTTGATTTTGTACCCGTGATTTTTAACGTGGGATACATTGTGCTCTTAAACATGGGTATAATTATTAGCTGTATGCTGATGATGTTTTTCCCCACTTTAATTCTCACACGCCTTACTCCGATTCGGACATTGAGGTTTGATTAA
- a CDS encoding SRPBCC domain-containing protein: protein MIKKTYSVQIKAPAAKVYATMLGIDNKKTYEQWTAEFNPTSTFEGNWNKDSKMYFVGTGEDGKRGGMISMIAEHIPANFVSIKHIGMLMGDDEITTGPDVEKWAGGCENYTYKENNGLTHLSVDIDVIEEYEDYFDGTYPKALQKLKEIIEK, encoded by the coding sequence ATGATTAAAAAAACCTATTCCGTTCAAATCAAAGCACCGGCTGCTAAAGTTTATGCAACCATGCTTGGTATCGATAACAAAAAAACCTACGAACAATGGACGGCCGAATTCAATCCAACTTCTACTTTCGAAGGCAACTGGAACAAAGATTCGAAGATGTATTTTGTAGGTACAGGTGAAGATGGTAAACGCGGCGGAATGATCTCCATGATTGCAGAACACATTCCCGCTAATTTTGTTTCCATTAAACATATTGGTATGCTGATGGGTGATGATGAAATTACCACCGGTCCGGATGTAGAGAAATGGGCCGGCGGCTGCGAGAACTATACCTATAAAGAAAACAACGGCCTCACCCATTTGAGCGTTGATATTGATGTAATCGAAGAATACGAAGACTATTTTGATGGCACGTATCCTAAGGCTCTACAAAAACTAAAAGAAATAATTGAGAAATAG
- a CDS encoding DUF5103 domain-containing protein codes for MRLHKTYLLLFLLLGFSDAYLAQEDDYVNDNQLRYEDYIYKPNIKTAQLYESTWEFSAPLIKFNSGEQLRLSFDDLDGDQKQYSLSVIHCDAKWNPSDLMQQEYLQGFYDLNIINFSFSINTLQKYTHYSILFPTQNMILTKSGNYIVYVYKDGDKKDLVLSRRFMVYDEKVTVVSTIQQAIGDDAQYEKQHIDFSIINSSYDITNNHVDLKVVLTQNNRWDNAVYDIKPTFNTPQKLTYSLDNTSTFNGGNEFRYFDTRSLRTYTERIQNSYKDENNKNHIELTPEENRRIKNYIFYPDFNGSFLIKNKDMNGNQDTEADYAYVHFFLPYPAPEASGNFYLLGKMSNWKLDKANKMEYDYSKKGYKWTLYLKQGYYNYMYAFLSDNTKAGDETMVEGNHWETENDYSIYVYHRQRGTYYDQLIGIRRLNSRKP; via the coding sequence ATGCGTTTACATAAAACATATCTTCTTCTGTTCCTTTTACTCGGCTTTAGTGATGCTTATTTGGCGCAAGAAGATGATTATGTAAACGATAATCAATTGCGCTACGAAGATTATATCTACAAACCAAACATTAAAACCGCGCAACTTTACGAATCCACCTGGGAGTTTTCGGCGCCGCTCATTAAATTTAATTCCGGTGAGCAATTGCGTTTGAGTTTTGATGATTTGGATGGCGACCAAAAACAATATTCCCTCAGTGTGATTCATTGCGATGCGAAATGGAATCCCAGTGATCTCATGCAGCAGGAATATTTACAAGGCTTTTACGATTTAAACATCATCAACTTTAGTTTCTCCATCAATACGCTGCAGAAATACACGCACTACTCCATTCTCTTTCCAACGCAAAACATGATTCTCACCAAATCCGGGAACTACATTGTTTACGTTTATAAAGATGGCGATAAGAAAGATTTAGTGCTAAGTCGCCGTTTTATGGTGTACGATGAGAAGGTAACGGTTGTTTCTACCATTCAGCAAGCCATTGGCGATGACGCGCAATACGAAAAGCAGCACATCGATTTTTCCATTATTAATTCGTCGTACGATATCACGAATAACCATGTCGATTTAAAAGTGGTACTTACTCAAAATAACCGTTGGGATAATGCGGTATATGATATCAAACCAACGTTTAATACGCCACAAAAACTAACTTACTCGCTCGATAACACCAGCACCTTTAATGGCGGCAATGAGTTTCGTTATTTCGATACGCGTTCTCTTCGCACTTACACCGAACGCATTCAAAACAGTTATAAAGACGAAAACAATAAGAATCACATTGAACTCACGCCCGAAGAAAATCGTCGTATTAAAAATTATATTTTTTATCCAGATTTCAACGGCTCTTTCTTAATTAAGAATAAAGACATGAACGGTAATCAGGATACGGAAGCGGACTATGCCTACGTGCATTTCTTTTTGCCATATCCGGCTCCTGAAGCAAGCGGTAATTTTTATTTACTCGGAAAAATGAGTAATTGGAAATTGGATAAAGCCAATAAAATGGAGTACGATTATTCCAAGAAAGGTTACAAATGGACGCTCTACTTAAAACAAGGTTATTACAATTACATGTACGCGTTTTTAAGCGACAATACGAAAGCCGGCGATGAAACTATGGTGGAAGGAAATCATTGGGAAACCGAAAACGATTACAGCATTTACGTGTATCACCGTCAGCGCGGCACCTATTACGATCAACTGATTGGCATCAGACGATTAAATTCTAGAAAACCATAA
- a CDS encoding SpoIIE family protein phosphatase, with translation MFTKLKYALFLFLFAALTIRAQKGEYFIHNYLPKEYNQGANNNGVAQDKEGRVFMANQSGVLVYDGLNWQIIALPDLIPAYSIINDSEGNIYVGGDNGEFFTIEKNKNGRYVSVSLKGNLNTNEQPQEPIKQILSLNGNLYFLSADKLIEKKGNSYRAYSPQNAFHIRAFAMGKHLFVTDLDNNVLVLDNAVMNYVANTESLISEKAFFNYRINANTFAMGYRNLGIYKVTYDSITPTKTKFEKWNNSSDAELLESEFNNGCELKDGNFVITSNKKGAFLINKNLEIIKRLNSKTGIYEDNVKSGFQDRNNNLWLATYYGVSFVELNSKLFKYDRQTGISGLVTGAAYYDGKLFVSTDKGVQFFNPVNNVFEFLQGFNKQTWNLTKIDNDLFISTEKGVFIYDGKTIRQGNDTRSFCILSDPYKKELIYTGTDEGVDVYSYIEKKFTYIKTYQLNIPVLSLASDFHKNIYFGCASNGIYYLNYYRSFLLDSIQKKEGLPQMLGENYVFTYKNKLLIGTDSGVFAVRKRADNRVECIKSPEFYTATKSSEIFRAAELEGDLICSQSYENRKLNRIENKVIYITSENGKSYINNEITNKLKDTKVNLITYDSLNKTTFICTDEGLFLVNKQKEKLKRSYNFFLTSVISKKDTIINNVASGDDASGFDFNITYSHNQLSFILGYNCFENKNAVEFSYWIEGSDEENYSVWSTQNNIKTTNLPEGKYIFHAKARCDMNTKELEIHFPFKILPPWYRTVWAYIAYAILFVLFVALIVKLYSKRLVEQNLKLEAVIKQRTATIEEQVNMLEEQKHELQTQKKEITDSINYAQRIQQSILPSYAEITAAYQDTFVFFQPKDIVSGDFYWFSKVNENEFLIACADCTGHGVPGAFMSTICSEKLTEAALRSSEPSQILFEANNAIKKVLKQDATADGTNKDGMEIALVKYNHKTKQLQYAGANRALWIFKNNGEFVEVKPTKASIASFTPFNFKYELSEVVLEKSDMVYLTSDGYPDQFGGEYGKKFMAKNMKDFLRGIKHLSVEEQKQLVKDKINSWKGNYEQVDDLLVIGLKA, from the coding sequence TTGTTTACAAAACTTAAATACGCTTTATTTCTGTTTCTTTTTGCGGCTTTAACCATCCGGGCTCAAAAAGGGGAGTATTTCATTCATAATTATTTACCCAAAGAATACAACCAGGGTGCCAATAACAACGGGGTAGCGCAAGATAAAGAAGGTCGTGTGTTTATGGCTAACCAAAGTGGGGTTTTGGTTTACGACGGACTCAACTGGCAAATCATAGCCTTACCGGATTTGATTCCGGCCTATAGTATCATTAATGATTCGGAAGGAAATATTTACGTTGGGGGTGATAATGGCGAATTTTTTACCATTGAAAAAAACAAGAATGGTCGCTATGTAAGCGTTTCTTTGAAAGGAAATCTTAACACCAACGAGCAGCCGCAAGAACCCATCAAACAAATTCTTTCTTTAAACGGGAATCTCTATTTTTTATCTGCCGATAAACTCATCGAGAAAAAAGGAAATTCTTACCGCGCCTATTCACCGCAAAATGCTTTTCACATCCGTGCTTTTGCCATGGGGAAGCATTTGTTTGTAACAGACCTTGACAATAATGTGCTGGTGCTCGACAATGCGGTGATGAATTATGTAGCCAACACCGAAAGTTTAATTTCTGAAAAAGCATTTTTTAATTACCGCATCAACGCCAACACCTTCGCGATGGGTTATCGTAATCTCGGGATTTACAAAGTCACTTACGATTCCATCACGCCTACCAAAACCAAATTTGAGAAATGGAATAACAGCAGCGACGCGGAATTATTGGAGTCGGAGTTTAACAACGGTTGCGAATTAAAGGACGGAAACTTTGTGATTACTTCCAATAAGAAAGGCGCTTTCCTCATCAATAAAAATTTAGAAATCATTAAACGCTTAAATTCTAAAACCGGAATTTATGAGGATAATGTTAAGTCAGGATTTCAAGACCGAAACAATAATTTATGGTTAGCCACTTACTATGGGGTTTCCTTTGTAGAGCTAAACTCCAAATTATTTAAATACGATCGTCAGACCGGCATATCAGGACTCGTAACCGGTGCAGCCTATTACGATGGAAAATTATTTGTGTCAACCGATAAAGGCGTACAGTTTTTTAATCCGGTTAATAATGTCTTCGAATTTTTGCAAGGTTTCAACAAGCAAACCTGGAATCTCACCAAAATTGATAACGATTTATTTATCTCTACCGAGAAGGGTGTTTTTATTTACGACGGAAAAACCATCCGACAAGGAAACGACACGCGCAGTTTTTGCATTTTATCCGACCCTTATAAAAAGGAATTAATTTATACAGGTACCGATGAAGGTGTGGATGTGTACAGCTACATCGAGAAAAAATTCACCTATATCAAGACCTATCAGTTAAACATTCCGGTATTAAGTTTAGCCTCCGATTTTCATAAGAATATTTATTTTGGTTGCGCCAGTAACGGTATTTATTATTTGAATTACTACCGTTCCTTCTTATTGGATTCTATTCAAAAGAAAGAAGGATTACCTCAGATGTTAGGCGAGAATTACGTATTTACTTATAAGAACAAATTATTAATTGGTACCGACAGCGGCGTGTTTGCCGTAAGAAAAAGAGCCGACAATAGAGTAGAGTGTATTAAATCACCTGAGTTTTATACCGCGACAAAAAGTTCCGAAATATTCAGAGCGGCGGAGTTGGAAGGCGATTTAATTTGTTCGCAGTCGTACGAAAATAGAAAGCTCAACCGCATTGAAAACAAAGTGATTTATATTACTTCCGAAAACGGAAAAAGCTATATCAACAACGAAATCACCAATAAATTAAAAGACACCAAAGTCAACTTAATTACTTACGACAGCTTAAACAAAACAACGTTTATTTGTACCGACGAAGGTTTGTTTTTAGTGAACAAGCAAAAAGAAAAATTAAAACGCTCTTACAACTTCTTTCTAACCTCCGTAATTTCTAAAAAAGATACCATCATCAATAACGTAGCGTCGGGGGATGATGCTTCCGGCTTTGATTTTAATATTACTTATTCTCATAATCAATTGAGTTTTATTTTAGGGTATAATTGCTTTGAGAATAAAAACGCGGTTGAATTCAGTTACTGGATTGAAGGCAGCGATGAGGAAAATTACAGCGTGTGGAGTACACAAAATAACATTAAAACCACCAATTTACCCGAAGGAAAATATATTTTTCATGCCAAAGCCCGCTGCGACATGAACACCAAAGAATTAGAAATACATTTCCCGTTTAAAATCTTGCCGCCATGGTACCGTACGGTGTGGGCCTACATAGCTTACGCGATTTTATTTGTTTTATTCGTGGCCTTAATCGTTAAATTATATTCAAAGCGATTGGTGGAACAAAATTTAAAACTCGAAGCTGTTATTAAACAACGTACTGCCACCATTGAAGAGCAAGTGAATATGTTGGAAGAACAAAAGCACGAACTTCAAACACAGAAGAAAGAAATCACCGATAGTATCAATTACGCGCAGCGCATTCAGCAATCCATTTTACCATCTTACGCTGAGATTACCGCGGCGTATCAAGATACTTTTGTTTTCTTCCAGCCAAAAGATATTGTAAGTGGCGATTTTTATTGGTTCAGCAAAGTTAACGAAAATGAATTTTTAATAGCCTGTGCCGATTGTACCGGACATGGTGTTCCGGGCGCTTTCATGAGTACGATTTGCTCTGAGAAACTAACGGAGGCCGCCTTGCGCAGCAGTGAACCTTCACAAATTTTATTTGAAGCCAACAACGCCATTAAAAAAGTATTGAAACAAGATGCCACGGCCGATGGTACCAATAAAGACGGTATGGAGATTGCCCTCGTTAAATACAATCATAAAACAAAGCAATTACAATATGCAGGTGCGAATCGTGCGTTGTGGATTTTTAAAAATAACGGCGAGTTTGTAGAAGTAAAACCAACCAAAGCCAGTATTGCCAGCTTCACGCCATTTAATTTTAAATATGAATTAAGTGAGGTGGTGTTAGAGAAGAGCGACATGGTGTATTTAACCAGCGACGGTTATCCTGATCAGTTTGGCGGAGAGTACGGAAAAAAATTCATGGCAAAGAACATGAAAGATTTTTTACGCGGCATCAAACATCTGTCTGTTGAAGAGCAAAAGCAATTGGTAAAAGATAAAATCAATTCCTGGAAAGGAAACTACGAGCAGGTAGACGATTTATTGGTAATCGGATTAAAAGCTTAG